DNA sequence from the Roseibium sp. HPY-6 genome:
GTACCGGATCAACCCGGGCAATGTCGGCTTCAAGGCCAAGCGTGATACACAGTTCTCGCAAATCATCGATATCGCGCTCAAACACGACAAACCGGTGCGCATTGGCGTCAACTGGGGGTCGCTCGATCAGGAACTGCTTACCAAGCTCATGGATGAAAACGCCGGGAGCACCAATCCCGTATCCGCAGCGGCGGTCATGCGCGAAGCGATCATCCAGTCGGGCCTCCTGTCCGCGGAACGGGCCGAGGGTCTTGGGATGGGCCGCGACAAGATCATCCTGTCGGCCAAGGTCAGCCAGGTCCAGGACCTGATTGCCGTTTATGCTGATCTCGCCCGGCGCTGCGACTACGCGCTCCATCTTGGCCTCACCGAAGCGGGTATGGGAACCAAGGGGATTGTGTCTTCCGCCGCCTCCATGGGCATTTTGCTGCAGCAAGGCATCGGCGACACCATCCGGGTCTCCCTGACACCGGAGCCGGGCGGCGATCGCACGCGCGAAGTCCAGGTGGCGCAGGAACTTTTGCAGGTGATGGGCTTTCGGGCATTCGTTCCCGTTGTTGCCGCCTGCCCCGGCTGCGGCCGGACCACGTCGACCGTTTTCCAGGAGCTGGCAAGCGACATTCAGGATCATATCAGGGACTCTATGCCGGCGTGGCGCGAGCAGTATCCAGGCGTTGAAAATCTCAATGTCGCGGTCATGGGCTGTATCGTGAACGGTCCCGGCGAATCCAAGCATGCCGATATCGGCATTTCGCTTCCGGGCACCGGGGAGACGCCCTCTGCGCCTGTTTTTGTTGACGGTGAGAAAGTTGCGACGCTCCGGGGCGAAGGCATAGCCGACGAATTCAAACAGATGGTTCTGGACTATATCGAGAAGCGGTATGGGACCGGGACAAAATCGTCCTCCGACGCTGCCTGATCCGGCACTCAAGGGTTTTGATCATGATGCAACAGCCGGGCATGCCCGAGCCTCGGAAAAAGCCGCTTCTCGTGATCACGTCCCAGGTGGTCAGCGGTGGCATCAGTGGACGCGGACTGACCTTTGCCCTTGAGCGGATCGGGCACGATGTCTGGTTCCTGCCGACAATCCTCTTGCCATGGCATCCAGGTCACGGCAAGGGAACCCGGATCGTTGCGTCCGAAAGAGATTTCGCTTCAATTGCCGAAGATCTCGCCCGTTCAGCGAAACTCGCGGAACTGGGTGGAATCATTTCCGGATATCTCGGCGCGGCGGAACAGGCCGGTCCAATTGCGAAGCTCGTAACGGCAGTCAAACAGGTCAATCCGGAGGCCCCCTATCTTTGCGATCCGGTGATAGGGGACCATCACAGCGCTGGCGGCGGCGGACTATACGTGCCCAAAGCCACGGCCGAGGCTATCCGAGATGAACTGGTCCCCCTTGCCGACATCGTCACCCCGAATTCCTTCGAACTCGGTTGGCTGACGAACCGCGAAGTTGAGGGTGAACTCCAGGCGCTTTCCGCAGCTCGGGCGCTCGGCAAAAAGAAGGTGCTGATCACGTCCTCACCAGCCCTTCGCCGAAATGCCATTGCGAACCTGCTGGCAGGACCGCGCGGCGCAGTCGCCGCAGAACACGCCGCGATCGAAAACCCGCCGCACGGGACAGGCGATCTGATAGCAGGCCTGTTTCTTGCCAATTCTCTCGCCGGTTTCGATGACGAAGAAGCGTTGAAACGCGCTTCCGCATCCGTATTCGAGCTTGTCGCCAGAAGCGTGAAAAAAGGTGCGAACGAACTGCTGTTTGCCGAAGAGCAGCAGTCGGTCGTACGGGCGATGGCTCTTGTGACATCCCGGCGCGTTGTTGAAACCAAAGCCCGTGCCTGACAGCGGCGGCGTCTGGCTTGCGGGTGTCGACGGCTGTAAGGCAGGATGGGTTGCCGTCCTGCGAAACCGAAACGATCCCGACAATCCGGTGCTCAAGGTGTTTCCGTCCTTTCGCGAGCTGTTAGCGGCCGATCCGGTCCTCAGCATTATCGCGGTCGATATGCCGATTGGCTTGCCGGACTTCATTTCGGCCGAGGGACGCGGGCCGGAAAAGGCTGCCCGCAAACACCTTGGCGAACGCCAGTCCTCTGTCTTCACAGTGCCGTCCCGCGGCGCTGTTTATGAAACGGACTACAGAGAGGCATGTGCGACCGCGCTCAAGACATCTTCCCCGCCAAAAAAAGTCTCTAAACAGTGCTTCTTTCTGTTTCCGAAAATCCGGGAGATCGATGAACTGATGACACCGGAACTCGAAGAGCGCATCTTCGAGGTTCATCCGGAACTTGCCTTCTGGCGACTGAATGGCGGCAGGGAAATGAGCCTGCCGAAGAAAGTCAAAAGCCGTCCAAATCCCGACGGTCTCGATCAGCGCCGCGACTTGCTTGTGTCCAAGGGGCTGCCGCAGACGTTCCTCGACCAGAGACCTCCAAAGGGATGCGGCCGGGACGACCTTCTCGATGCCGCCGCCAACAGCCTGATCGCGGAGAGGTGCCTGCTGGGCCAGGCGGACCCGTTTCCTGCTTCCTACAGGCGCGACGAGCGCGGATTGCGGATGGCGATCTGGGCCTGAAGAACGGTCAATTGGACCCAGTACAATTGGATGAACGTGAAAGACACTTTTGCACGCGAGAAATCCACCAGAAGTTGTCAAGGCGTGCTAGACTATCGGGATTGATAATTTCACTCAAACATTTCTCCCGGAGGTAGAGTCCGTGGCCAAAAAAAGTAAAACCGTTCGCAAATCTAAATCCGAAGCAATGCGAAACACGCTGCGAAAATTCATCAGGACGCGAGGTTCGGCCTATCTGTCTGACCCGAATGTTACATCAATTGGGATCGGTCGAAAAAACGACACTGGTGACATCAGTGTCGTCTTCACTGTCGAAGAAAAGGTCGAAACTTCAGCTCTTGAAAGCTTGAACACCAAAGAATTGCCGACCGAGATCGAGTTCGAAGGTGTCAAAATCGCAACAGATGTCGTTCCAAGGCGTTATAAGCTGAGCTACCGGCTCGTTGAGCCTGAAGATCCCAATGTTTTGAAAACAAGGCTGGACACTGTTGTTCCGGGTGCGAGCGTTTCCCATGTAGACGGAAGCGCTGGAACGCTGGGCATGATTGTCTACGACGAAGAGACCGGAAGGCCGTGCATTTTATCCAATTGGCATGTTCTTGACGGCGACACCGGGGAAGTTGGCGACACGATCGTGCAACCCGGCCCCCATGACGACAACAATATATCAAACAATGCCTGCGGCGAACTACTGCGCAGCCATTTGGGTGCCGCTGGTGACTGTGCGCTTGCAAACCTGCGGAATCGGCATTTCGATGCCTCAATCCATAATCTTGATGTCGTTCCAACGAAGTTAGCCGACGTTGAACTCGATGATACGCTCGTTAAAACCGGGCGAACGACAGGAACCACATATGGCATCGTCCGCCGCACGGACGTCATTGTAAAAATCAATTACGGCGGAACGACTGGCGAACAAATGATCGGCTGTTTCGAGATCAAGCCGAACCCGGCTTTACCCGCTTCAGGGAACGAAATTAGCATGGGTGGCGATTCCGGCAGTGTTTGGGTCATAGCTGAAGGTAAAAAAGCAAAGAATATTTTCGCAGGACTGCATTTTGCTGGAGAGGGCGGCGATAACCCTGACGAACATGCTCTCGCCTGCTATCCGGTATCGGTGCAAAACAAGCTTCGGTTCACGCTGTCACCACCAGCAACACTCATATTGGAAGATGACGAGCCAGAGTCCGTTGGTCTCAGAACTGGATATGACGCTAATTTTCTCGGACTACCGGCACCCATGCCGGAGATGTCGACCGCAATTAAACGCGACGCCGTCAACTTCGAAAGAAATCAGACAATTCCCTATACACATTTCTCGGTCTGCTTAAGCGCGAAACGCCGAATGGCGCGATTCGTAGCCTGGAACATTGACGGAGCCCGAAAGGTAGTGCTTGGAGATCATTCGTTCAGACAAGACAAGCGTATCCAGACTAAGTTTCAGCTGGACAATTCTACCTACGAGGAAAACAAACTGGACCGCGGGCATATTGCAAGACGCGCTGATCTCGCATGGGGGCCAATCCCCGAAGCCAAACAGGCCAACAAGGATTCCTTCTTCTACACCAACATCGCTCCGCAACACGAACGTTTCAACAGATCAAGCCTGAGCGGACTTTGGGGTCGACTTGAAAACCTGATCCTAGAAGAAGCCGCCGACCAGGACATTAGAGTATCTGTAATTTCTGGCCCAGTCTTTGGTGAAGATGACCCGGAATACCGTGGCGTCCTGATTCCACGAGAGTTCTGGAAACTGGTTGCGTACCGCGGCCGCAGCGGCAAACTGACGGCAGCTTGCTTCGTTCTGTCACAGAACGATTTCCTGAGTGACATCGAAGCTATTG
Encoded proteins:
- the ispG gene encoding flavodoxin-dependent (E)-4-hydroxy-3-methylbut-2-enyl-diphosphate synthase translates to MASVMIDDFAKPLPRRKSVGVMVGNVEVGGSAPIVVQSMTNTDTADADSTVAQVAALARAGSEIVRITVDRPEAAAQVPRIKERLERIGIDVPLVGDFHYIGHKLLADYPDCAAALDKYRINPGNVGFKAKRDTQFSQIIDIALKHDKPVRIGVNWGSLDQELLTKLMDENAGSTNPVSAAAVMREAIIQSGLLSAERAEGLGMGRDKIILSAKVSQVQDLIAVYADLARRCDYALHLGLTEAGMGTKGIVSSAASMGILLQQGIGDTIRVSLTPEPGGDRTREVQVAQELLQVMGFRAFVPVVAACPGCGRTTSTVFQELASDIQDHIRDSMPAWREQYPGVENLNVAVMGCIVNGPGESKHADIGISLPGTGETPSAPVFVDGEKVATLRGEGIADEFKQMVLDYIEKRYGTGTKSSSDAA
- the pdxY gene encoding pyridoxal kinase is translated as MMQQPGMPEPRKKPLLVITSQVVSGGISGRGLTFALERIGHDVWFLPTILLPWHPGHGKGTRIVASERDFASIAEDLARSAKLAELGGIISGYLGAAEQAGPIAKLVTAVKQVNPEAPYLCDPVIGDHHSAGGGGLYVPKATAEAIRDELVPLADIVTPNSFELGWLTNREVEGELQALSAARALGKKKVLITSSPALRRNAIANLLAGPRGAVAAEHAAIENPPHGTGDLIAGLFLANSLAGFDDEEALKRASASVFELVARSVKKGANELLFAEEQQSVVRAMALVTSRRVVETKARA
- a CDS encoding DUF429 domain-containing protein, whose product is MPDSGGVWLAGVDGCKAGWVAVLRNRNDPDNPVLKVFPSFRELLAADPVLSIIAVDMPIGLPDFISAEGRGPEKAARKHLGERQSSVFTVPSRGAVYETDYREACATALKTSSPPKKVSKQCFFLFPKIREIDELMTPELEERIFEVHPELAFWRLNGGREMSLPKKVKSRPNPDGLDQRRDLLVSKGLPQTFLDQRPPKGCGRDDLLDAAANSLIAERCLLGQADPFPASYRRDERGLRMAIWA
- a CDS encoding DNA/RNA non-specific endonuclease; this translates as MAKKSKTVRKSKSEAMRNTLRKFIRTRGSAYLSDPNVTSIGIGRKNDTGDISVVFTVEEKVETSALESLNTKELPTEIEFEGVKIATDVVPRRYKLSYRLVEPEDPNVLKTRLDTVVPGASVSHVDGSAGTLGMIVYDEETGRPCILSNWHVLDGDTGEVGDTIVQPGPHDDNNISNNACGELLRSHLGAAGDCALANLRNRHFDASIHNLDVVPTKLADVELDDTLVKTGRTTGTTYGIVRRTDVIVKINYGGTTGEQMIGCFEIKPNPALPASGNEISMGGDSGSVWVIAEGKKAKNIFAGLHFAGEGGDNPDEHALACYPVSVQNKLRFTLSPPATLILEDDEPESVGLRTGYDANFLGLPAPMPEMSTAIKRDAVNFERNQTIPYTHFSVCLSAKRRMARFVAWNIDGARKVVLGDHSFRQDKRIQTKFQLDNSTYEENKLDRGHIARRADLAWGPIPEAKQANKDSFFYTNIAPQHERFNRSSLSGLWGRLENLILEEAADQDIRVSVISGPVFGEDDPEYRGVLIPREFWKLVAYRGRSGKLTAACFVLSQNDFLSDIEAIDFDPFRLFQVTVAELSERTKLGFSAYADADITHTTELMSSFSLEHLGARPLKQKVREVASREQLVI